One genomic segment of Sminthopsis crassicaudata isolate SCR6 chromosome 4, ASM4859323v1, whole genome shotgun sequence includes these proteins:
- the TDRD6 gene encoding tudor domain-containing protein 6 isoform X2 has protein sequence MCSTPGLPSPGAPITLRVSFVDVHPEVIPVQLWGLVGDRREEYVRLGHDIQMAAAAVAARTRAMSAASPGELCLVQLGPRWHRCRVVSRQAQECRVFLLDEGRTVTANSAALAPGRNEFFHLPSEVLGCVLTGLVPLGGGGGGEPQQWSRGAVDFLGHLQGKEIQGRVQDVLLPQRLVLLEVPTVFQQMQDLGLARQVPDSLFRSLLKRYINAAGASVLLPRALPKQEPPQLLDYFYPQLQLGVTEPVVVTQVCHPHRIHCQLRSLSQEIRRLSDSMAHAYRATGTGDESGRSSSWEEREENPDKPGSPCAACGLDGQWYRAQLLENFRPQRCAQVLHVDYGRKELVSCGSLRYLLPEYFRMPVVTYPCALYGLWDGGRGWSRSQVGDLKALILGQAVNAKIEFYSSFEHVYYVTLYGEDGINLNCAFGVQACCLADRLLQSPGLEEEEGKDESETEEGMEDDLSSPSLKTVRLKANSFYDAQVEFVKDPSEFWIRLRKHIGPFGKLVRSMCNFYSSRKVDGLALQPVPDHLCCAKWKEHGYYRAVVTRLVGDKSVEVHLVDRGNTETVGFYDVKMLLPQFRQLPAVALKCCLADIWPLGESWSREAISYFKKTVLHKELVIHVLDKQDSQYVIEILDESRMGEENVSKLIAQAGYAKYQEFEMTDIRPPAHSPGQIPHQLSADCNRVSSTKKVGIGQWGKKDDKPPVSEVVTDRTIVTKSSFNESVVHATEKTRNMPIYSPLVQNYLEIKPASPCKGQLEVGSTVEVKVSYVESPGYFWCQLTRNLQGLRTLMCKIQDFCKNSATPYQGISPACLAKRTINGKWSRALIINGTPSADNAKVIFVDYGNKEVVPMKNICSINDEFIKLKAQAFRCSLYNLIQPSGQNPFVWDERAIRAFKEFVDNAWEDNLELKCTIFALAAINNKELFNVVDLLTPFQSACRYLTEIGFARQVRLQKPLASSMQLHSYYYSTHDIKIGSEEAVFVTHVDGPWTFYCQLARSSGVLEQLSSDICRLSKVLQHSKTSSSSPGILCLAKYSDQNWYRGIVTGKEPNKVFFVDFGNVHVVTNEDLLPIPGDAYDLLLLPMQAVKCSLSDVYDNTPKEIAGWFEEAVLDKSLKALVVAKDPDGRLIIELYDGSVQINAKINEKLGLLGYKGPKKLENEELLSSTETLKEVKNENRKLLAGHCSKTANKLCTSEIQGESCKPKISLACKELKNLQSSTKVGLLTHYQESVGNQHNQVSHLPDKIGENPVQPSAHVSERNKDLLLKFCDLPQKSIVPGFKTKVYVSHINDLTDFYIQLADDEDELASISEKLNDDKIRGECFAGQPLKKGDLICAVFPEDDLRYRAVVKEQSGDLVTVQFIDYGNTSVVNVSKLSRLQKVNALVPGMSIHCTLGGLHILPTKNQCQELYFSERTGEAQINCEFVMKSEDKWDVLLTDEQGVISEDMISKFISSSKSTSTQLNTATNPETLSDPPPPPPPPPPPPPPPPPPPPPPLLRLPPLPLPLPLPPEESGDPGKTNVKLLNWYLPEVNKIKVYATVIDGPEYFWCQFADTKVLDSLDPQVQAAGEHAAVSADCISVIQSGVACIVKYSEDGRFYRGLVTDVLDGDLISVRLVDFGNAVNFGRNTLWNIPGNLLNVNMQCFPCCLSGYNVLEGVCSFEENDYFYEIATEGVLELTILEIKKDVCDIPLAVVQLKYEGENLNEKMRKFSSQFSTADKEFPKTLCENKLREADTPMPLSIDVGSKPNKVAQDGLLYVEPPGDIFRVSSGLNHVETKPSPVFESEAGTAFVPAVGQPSKGNTVDIREKCSLAETLKFDNNKNLITGLETLLPRIETKEILELNSLEVPFSLEESKEFLELESIELQLSITGEEAKEMDLEPPMAQISQGCDSKMTLEQFTAQLSNDSKSEQLELEPPVVPLSLDKETHPFSKTSQKSQETLCPEDPGEPNHLKPFGRCKMHSKAETAHNLYKEVFTEYKNRLAVESLTHLLPEEEIKTEENHGNALTDHASAQIENTYTLEGFTIGSKCVVWSSLRNTWSECQILEIADEGTKVLNLSNGMEEIVNPENVWNGIPKLNNSPSEL, from the coding sequence ATGTGCTCCACACCCGGCCTGCCCAGCCCCGGCGCCCCCATTACGCTGCGTGTCTCCTTCGTGGACGTGCACCCGGAGGTGATCCCCGTGCAGCTGTGGGGGCTGGTGGGCGACCGGCGGGAGGAATACGTGCGGCTGGGTCACGACATTCAGATGGCCGCGGCGGCGGTGGCGGCCCGGACCCGGGCGATGTCGGCTGCCAGTCCCGGTGAGCTGTGCCTCGTGCAGCTGGGGCCCCGCTGGCATCGCTGCCGCGTGGTCAGCCGTCAAGCCCAAGAGTGCAGGGTCTTTCTCCTGGACGAAGGTCGCACGGTCACGGCCAACTCGGCAGCCCTGGCCCCCGGCCGCAACGAGTTCTTCCATCTGCCCTCAGAGGTGCTGGGCTGCGTGCTGACCGGCCTGGTGCCGCTGGGAGGAGGTGGAGGCGGGGAGCCCCAGCAGTGGTCCCGTGGCGCGGTGGATTTCCTGGGCCATCTCCAGGGCAAGGAGATACAGGGCCGAGTGCAGGATGTGCTGCTTCCCCAGCGCCTGGTGTTGCTGGAGGTGCCCACCGTGTTTCAGCAAATGCAGGACCTCGGTCTAGCCCGACAGGTGCCTGACAGCCTCTTTCGATCCCTGCTGAAGCGCTACATCAACGCGGCAGGGGCCTCGGTGCTTCTCCCTCGGGCCCTGCCCAAGCAGGAACCGCCGCAGCTCTTGGATTACTTCTATCCCCAGCTGCAGCTGGGCGTCACGGAGCCCGTGGTGGTGACCCAGGTGTGCCACCCTCACCGCATCCACTGCCAGCTCCGCAGCCTTTCCCAAGAGATCCGCCGGCTCTCCGACAGCATGGCCCATGCCTATCGGGCCACAGGTACCGGGGATGAAAGTGGGAGAAGCAGCAgctgggaggagagggaggagaaccCTGACAAGCCCGGCTCCCCTTGCGCTGCTTGTGGCCTGGACGGACAATGGTACCGTGCGCAGCTGCTGGAGAATTTTCGACCTCAGCGCTGTGCCCAAGTGCTACATGTAGACTATGGGAGGAAAGAGCTAGTGAGCTGTGGTAGTCTGAGATATTTGCTTCCTGAATATTTTCGAATGCCAGTAGTTACCTATCCCTGTGCCTTGTACGGACTCTGGGATGGTGGACGAGGCTGGTCTCGTTCCCAAGTAGGAGACCTCAAGGCCCTGATCCTAGGTCAGGCAGTGAATGCCAAAATTGAATTTTATAGTTCCTTTGAACATGTGTATTATGTTACCTTATATGGAGAGGACGGGATTAATCTCAACTGTGCTTTTGGGGTCCAGGCCTGCTGTCTGGCAGACAGACTTCTCCAGAGCCCGGgcctggaagaagaggaagggaaggacgAATCTGAGACTGAGGAGGGGATGGAAGATGACCTGTCCTCCCCATCCCTGAAAACTGTGCGCCTGAAGGCTAATTCTTTCTATGATGCCCAGGTGGAATTTGTTAAAGATCCCTCGGAGTTTTGGATCAGATTGAGAAAACACATTGGCCCCTTTGGCAAGTTAGTGAGGAGTATGTGTAACTTCTACTCATCGAGAAAGGTGGATGGGTTAGCCCTGCAGCCTGTGCCTGACCACCTCTGCTGTGCCAAGTGGAAAGAGCATGGGTATTATAGGGCTGTAGTCACTAGATTGGTGGGGGACAAAAGTGTGGAGGTGCACTTGGTAGATCGTGGCAATACAGAGACAGTGGGTTTCTATGATGTAAAAATGCTGCTTCCCCAGTTCAGGCAGCTCCCAGCAGTGGCACTGAAATGCTGTCTAGCTGATATCTGGCCCCTAGGGGAAAGTTGGAGCCGAGAAGCAATTTCCTATTTCAAAAAAACAGTGCTGCACAAGGAGCTGGTCATTCATGTTCTTGATAAGCAGGATAGCCAGTATGTCATTGAAATTCTTGATGAATCCAGGATGGGGGAAGAAAATGTAAGCAAATTGATTGCCCAGGCTGGATATGCCAAATATCAAGAATTTGAGATGACTGACATCAGACCACCGGCTCATTCCCCAGGGCAAATTCCACATCAACTAAGTGCTGACTGTAACAGAGTGTCTTCCACCAAGAAAGTTGGAATAGGACAGTGGGGAAAGAAAGATGACAAGCCTCCAGTTTCAGAGGTTGTGACTGACAGAACAATTGTTACAAAAAGCTCTTTCAACGAATCGGTTGTGCATGCAACAGAGAAAACTAGAAACATGCCCATCTATTCTCCGCTAGtacaaaattatttggaaattaagCCGGCCTCTCCCTGTAAAGGTCAGTTAGAAGTTGGGAGCACAGTAGAAGTCAAAGTGTCATATGTTGAAAGCCCTGGATATTTCTGGTGTCAGCTGACCAGAAACCTCCAAGGTCTCAGAACCCTAATGTGTAAAATTCAGGATTTTTGCAAGAATTCTGCAACTCCATACCAGGGAATCAGTCCAGCTTGCTTGGCGAAGCGTACTATTAATGGGAAATGGTCCAGAGCTTTGATTATTAATGGAACTCCTTCTGCTGACAATGCCAAAGTAATATTTGTTGACTATGGAAATAAAGAGGTAGTCCCTATGAAGAATATCTGTTCAATCAATGATGAATTTATAAAGTTAAAGGCACAAGCTTTTAGATGCAGCCTTTACAATTTAATTCAACCATCTGGTCAGAATCCCTTTGTTTGGGATGAAAGAGCAATCCGAGCTTTTAAAGAATTTGTAGATAATGCCTGGGAAGATAATCTGGAGTTGAAATGCACAATTTTTGCCCTTGCagcaataaataataaagaactcTTTAATGTGGTAGACTTACTAACTCCTTTTCAAAGTGCTTGCCGCTACCTAACAGAAATTGGGTTTGCAAGACAAGTTAGACTTCAGAAACCTCTAGCATCCTCCATGCAACTCCATTCCTACTATTATTCCACACATGACATCAAAATTGGAAGTGAAGAAGCTGTTTTTGTAACACATGTTGATGGACCTTGGACCTTTTATTGCCAGCTTGCAAGGAGTTCAGGTGTGCTAGAGCAGTTGTCAAGTGATATTTGTCGATTAAGCAAAGTCTTACAGCATTCAAAAACTTCTTCCTCAAGTCCTGGGATCTTGTGCCTTGCAAAATATAGTGACCAGAATTGGTATAGAGGAATAGTTACAGGCAAAGAACcaaacaaagttttttttgttgACTTTGGGAATGTTCATGTGGTTACGAATGAAGACTTGCTTCCCATCCCAGGTGATGCCTATGATCTATTACTTTTGCCCATGCAAGCTGTGAAATGTTCTTTATCTGATGTCTATGATAATACTCCTAAAGAAATTGCAGGTTGGTTTGAAGAGGCTGTACTAGACAAATCGCTCAAGGCTTTAGTTGTAGCAAAAGATCCAGATGGAAGGTTGATTATTGAATTGTATGATGGTAGTGTTCAGATTAATGctaaaataaatgagaagttGGGTTTACTAGGTTATAAAGGgccaaagaaattagaaaatgaagagTTGCTCTCTTCAACTGAAACtcttaaagaagttaaaaatgaaaacaggaaaTTACTTGCTGGACATTGCAGCAAAACAGCAAACAAATTATGCACATCCGAGATCCAGGGAGAATCATGCAAACCTAAAATCAGTTTAGCATGTAAGGAATTAAAAAACTTACAAAGTTCAACCAAGGTAGGCTTGTTAACTCATTATCAGGAATCTGTGGGAAATCAACATAATCAAGTATCCCACCTACCTGATAAAATAGGAGAGAATCCTGTTCAGCCTTCTGCACATGTCTCAGAGAGGAATAAGGACTTACTGCTTAAATTTTGTGATCTGCCTCAAAAAAGTATTGTACCTGGTTTTAAAACTAAGGTATATGTTTCCCATATTAATGATCTAACAGACTTTTATATTCAACTAGCTGATGATGAGGATGAACTTGCAAGtatttcagagaagttaaatgatgatAAAATAAGAGGTGAATGTTTTGCTGGACAACCTCTGAAAAAAGGAGACTTGATATGTGCAGTTTTTCCAGAGGATGACTTAAGGTATCGGGCTGTAGTCAAGGAGCAGTCTGGTGACCTTGTCACTGTACAATTCATAGACTATGGGAACACTTCAGTGGTCAATGTTAGCAAACTAAGCAGGCTTCAGAAAGTTAATGCCTTAGTTCCAGGGATGAGCATTCACTGCACCCTGGGTGGGCTTCATATCCTGCCGACCAAAAACCAATGTCAAGAGCTTTACTTTTCAGAGAGAACAGGTGAGGCTCAGATAAATTGTGAATTTGTCATGAAATCTGAAGATAAGTGGGATGTTTTGCTTACAGATGAACAGGGTGTAATATCAGAAGATATGATAAGCAAATTTATATCTAGTTCAAAATCAACTTCTACCCAGTTAAATACAGCTACCAATCCAGAGACTCTATCAgacccccctcctcctccccctccacctcctcctcctccccctccccctccccctcctcctcctcctccccttcttcgactccctcctcttcctcttcccctccctcttccccctgaGGAATCAGGAGATCCTGgcaaaacaaatgttaaattgCTCAACTGGTACCTTCCAGAAGTAAATAAGATAAAAGTCTATGCTACTGTGATTGATGGACCAGAATATTTTTGGTGTCAGTTTGCTGACACAAAAGTCCTTGACAGCTTGGATCCCCAGGTACAGGCTGCAGGAGAACATGCAGCAGTCTCTGCAGACTGCATTTCAGTTATTCAGTCAGGTGTGGCCTGTATTGTTAAATACAGTGAAGATGGACGTTTTTATAGGGGACTTGTTACTGATGTGCTAGATGGAGACCTCATATCAGTCAGGCTTGTGGACTTCGGGAATGCTGTAAATTTTGGCAGAAATACCCTTTGGAATATCCCTGGCAACCTCCTGAATGTTAATATGCAGTGCTTCCCCTGTTGTCTATCAGGGTATAATGTTTTAGAAGGTGTatgttcttttgaagaaaatgacTATTTTTATGAAATAGCTACAGAAGGAGTTTTAGAGCTTACTATTTTAGAGATCAAAAAGGATGTCTGTGATATCCCACTGGCAGTGGTTCAATTAAAATATGAAGGTGAAAACCTTAATGAGAAAATGCGGAAATTTTCCAGTCAGTTCTCTACAGCTGATAAGGAATTCCCAAAGACTTTATGTGAAAATAAACTGAGGGAAGCAGACACTCCCATGCCGCTCAGTATTGATGTTGGAAGTAAACCTAACAAAGTTGCACAAGATGGCTTGCTGTATGTGGAACCACCAGGAGATATTTTCCGTGTAAGCAGTGGATTAAACCATGTTGAAACCAAGCcaagtcctgtatttgaaagtgAAGCCGGCACTGCTTTTGTACCTGCAGTGGGGCAACCTAGCAAAGGCAACACTGTAGACATTAGGGAAAAGTGCTCTTTGGCTGAAACTCTCAAGTTTGATAATAACAAAAACCTGATTACGGGATTGGAAACTCTGCTGCCACGGATTGAGACAAAGGAAATATTAGAATTGAATTCCCTTGAAGTACCCTTCTCGCTGGAAGAATCAAAAGAATTCTTGGAATTGGAGTCCATTGAATTACAGCTTTCCATAACTGGTGAGGAGGCCAAAGAGATGGACCTGGAACCTCCCATGGCCCAGATTTCCCAAGGATGTGACTCAAAAATGACCCTGGAACAATTTACAGCGCAACTCTCAAATGATTCTAAATCGGAACAGCTAGAACTAGAACCTCCAGTAGTACCTCTGTCTCTAGATAAAGAGACTCATCCCTTTTCAAAGACAAGTCAGAAGTCTCAGGAAACTCTGTGTCCAGAGGACCCTGGAGAACCAAATCATCTAAAACCCTTTGGCAGATGCAAAATGCATTCCAAAGCAGAGACTGCACATAACTTGTACAAAGAAGTGTTTACTGAGTACAAAAACAGACTTGCTGTTGAGTCTTTGACTCATTTGCTccctgaagaagaaataaagacagaagaAAACCATGGGAATGCTTTAACAGACCATGCTTCAg